The proteins below come from a single Acaryochloris sp. CCMEE 5410 genomic window:
- a CDS encoding HD domain-containing protein — protein sequence MRPSKKSLIGSIDWGNIRGKLSPSERIEIFFPLIKTISLCVRDLAFYCLPVPPKSIGELEDIEINTLLFPDSQLAKEAEKECFERYQSNLIHEEIINHSFRTYLYSLALNHIDGLKIDRETLYVASLLHDIALESKSKKCCFAVESGDIALNISKKANMCNKGIEIANAISMHVTPDIKRYKDSFCTNSPIGNSIDIASIIADASLLDLAGYRLWQVNKKYWKRVDEINYIDKLSNHVVGCKDYNHAIATENDLSIKKSTRYVANCWRQRAANFPEGRAAYIEKNSLTLFSKFIYYNPIR from the coding sequence ATGCGCCCATCTAAGAAGAGTTTGATTGGGTCGATAGATTGGGGAAATATCCGTGGAAAACTATCTCCTTCTGAACGCATTGAGATATTTTTCCCACTAATAAAAACAATATCTCTATGTGTTCGAGATCTGGCTTTTTACTGCCTGCCAGTACCTCCTAAATCTATAGGCGAGCTAGAGGATATAGAGATTAACACGCTTCTCTTTCCAGATTCCCAGCTTGCAAAAGAGGCTGAAAAGGAGTGTTTTGAGAGATATCAATCAAATCTCATACATGAGGAGATAATTAATCATTCTTTTCGCACATATTTATATAGCCTGGCATTGAATCATATTGATGGATTAAAAATTGATCGAGAGACGCTCTATGTTGCATCTCTTCTTCACGATATTGCCTTAGAGTCCAAAAGTAAAAAATGTTGTTTTGCCGTAGAGAGCGGAGATATTGCGCTAAATATCTCTAAAAAGGCAAATATGTGTAATAAAGGCATTGAAATTGCCAATGCAATTTCAATGCATGTTACACCTGATATAAAAAGGTATAAAGATTCTTTTTGTACTAACTCACCGATAGGAAATTCTATTGATATTGCATCAATAATTGCTGATGCGTCTCTACTAGATTTAGCTGGATATCGACTATGGCAAGTTAATAAAAAATATTGGAAGCGAGTAGATGAAATTAATTACATAGATAAACTCTCAAACCATGTTGTTGGCTGTAAAGACTATAACCATGCTATTGCTACGGAGAATGACCTCTCTATAAAGAAATCCACTCGATATGTTGCTAATTGTTGGCGACAACGAGCAGCAAACTTTCCAGAAGGACGTGCTGCATATATTGAAAAAAATAGTTTAACATTGTTTAGTAAATTTATTTACTATAATCCTATTCGTTAA
- a CDS encoding class I SAM-dependent methyltransferase has translation MDFGLTWTGGSAHRLTHFTVDDNPRILKTTVPQALWQLCVKGFVRILIGADNQNQYDTYDWEAGCHALSNPDLAYPQYYRIPNFHGIEGGYLCKEAAVTYDAVTAFACPPHEMNLRRQVLKSIQGQPQRILDLGCGTGSMTLMLKATYPQAEIIGLDLSPYMLCHAQHKSQKAQLTIHWLHGLAEATDLKAHSFDVISICMVFHEMPPRISRLVLQECRRLLQPGGQLIILDGNQNRLRHADWLIRLFREPYSTVYAQESIHDWVTEAGFECVSTQYLGWIHQLTAGTSPHYQDESPLRQLQTHSV, from the coding sequence GTGGACTTCGGTCTAACCTGGACTGGCGGATCAGCCCACCGATTGACTCACTTCACTGTAGACGACAACCCCAGGATTTTGAAGACAACGGTACCTCAGGCCCTATGGCAACTTTGTGTAAAAGGATTTGTTCGCATTCTGATTGGTGCTGATAATCAAAACCAATACGATACCTATGATTGGGAAGCAGGATGTCATGCCCTCAGCAATCCAGATCTAGCCTATCCTCAGTACTACCGCATCCCCAACTTTCACGGGATCGAAGGGGGCTATCTCTGCAAAGAAGCTGCGGTTACCTACGACGCGGTTACGGCCTTTGCCTGCCCACCCCATGAAATGAACCTGCGACGACAAGTCTTGAAATCTATTCAAGGGCAACCTCAACGAATTCTTGACTTAGGCTGCGGGACCGGTTCCATGACCTTGATGCTTAAAGCCACCTATCCCCAAGCTGAAATCATCGGCCTAGATTTATCGCCCTATATGTTGTGTCACGCTCAGCATAAGAGCCAAAAGGCTCAGCTCACCATCCATTGGCTGCATGGCTTAGCAGAAGCGACAGACTTAAAGGCTCACAGCTTTGATGTGATCAGTATTTGCATGGTCTTCCATGAAATGCCTCCGCGCATTTCACGCTTGGTCTTGCAAGAATGTCGCCGATTGCTCCAACCGGGTGGACAACTCATCATTTTGGACGGCAATCAAAACCGCCTCCGCCATGCAGACTGGCTGATTCGACTGTTTCGAGAACCCTATTCCACGGTTTACGCCCAAGAGAGCATCCACGACTGGGTGACCGAAGCTGGCTTTGAATGTGTAAGCACCCAATACCTCGGATGGATTCACCAACTAACGGCAGGGACAAGCCCTCACTACCAAGATGAGTCACCCCTGAGACAGTTACAAACCCACTCGGTTTAA
- a CDS encoding sirohydrochlorin chelatase: MSIAHMPDLVVRPAPLSLPTAGDLTPLPLQRPLLMIGHGTRNPNGRQCFLDFATLYQELDRSRPVFPCFLELTGPSIQEVVDHCVEQGYTELSALPILLFAARHNKFDVTNELDLARKRHPQLKYHYGRHFGITPGILDLWKQRLELLDAPEHNPQGISREETVLLFVGRGSSDPDANSDVSKMARVLWEGSNYQTVETCFIGITHPRLEEGFRRARLYQPKRIVVVPYFLFTGTLVEKIFDISAHQQAAYPEIQVTCLPEMGLHPALVQVLRQRELETQLGQVQMNCELCKFRLAALNGEEPHSHSHDHGHSHDHDHHHGHGHHATINVDKEADYHNRIWQVP, encoded by the coding sequence ATGTCCATTGCTCATATGCCAGACTTGGTGGTTAGACCTGCCCCCCTCAGTTTGCCAACCGCTGGTGATCTAACGCCATTACCCCTTCAAAGGCCTTTACTCATGATTGGTCATGGCACTCGAAATCCCAACGGTAGACAATGTTTCCTGGATTTTGCAACGCTCTACCAGGAACTCGATCGATCACGACCGGTGTTTCCCTGCTTTTTAGAACTGACGGGACCCAGTATTCAAGAAGTCGTCGATCACTGTGTTGAGCAAGGCTATACCGAACTCTCGGCGCTACCAATTCTGCTGTTTGCCGCTCGCCACAACAAGTTTGATGTCACGAATGAACTTGATCTAGCTCGCAAACGCCATCCCCAGTTGAAATATCACTATGGTCGTCATTTTGGGATTACGCCTGGGATTCTGGACCTATGGAAACAGCGGTTGGAACTACTGGATGCTCCCGAACATAATCCTCAAGGTATCTCCCGTGAAGAGACTGTCCTGCTGTTTGTGGGCCGAGGCTCCAGCGACCCTGATGCCAATAGCGATGTCAGTAAAATGGCTCGCGTCCTCTGGGAAGGCAGTAACTACCAGACCGTGGAAACCTGCTTTATTGGCATTACCCATCCCCGATTGGAAGAAGGATTCCGACGGGCACGGCTGTATCAACCTAAGCGAATTGTTGTGGTGCCCTATTTCCTATTTACGGGCACGTTGGTGGAAAAGATTTTTGATATCTCAGCCCACCAGCAAGCGGCCTATCCAGAGATTCAAGTGACTTGCTTGCCCGAAATGGGGCTGCATCCAGCCTTAGTTCAGGTGCTGCGCCAGCGGGAACTGGAGACCCAGTTGGGACAAGTTCAGATGAATTGCGAGTTATGTAAATTTCGGCTGGCAGCTCTCAATGGCGAAGAGCCCCACAGTCACAGCCATGATCATGGCCATAGTCACGATCACGACCATCATCATGGCCATGGCCACCACGCCACTATCAACGTGGATAAAGAAGCGGATTACCACAATCGCATTTGGCAAGTGCCTTAA
- a CDS encoding nucleotide disphospho-sugar-binding domain-containing protein, producing the protein MIRIATHQEYQDRIETLGFEFHRMRPDNTALHDPQEMARMMDLRTGTEYVIRNWVCASLRETYADLMGAAQKADLIIHGEGVLVARLVAEKLGIPWVLTVLQPLAFLSAKDASVAPGLPSIFQLPGLNVVAQRAIQPLAKVMTQSWVQPIHQLRQELGLPALKGNPLVDDKDSPYLVLAMFSSLLAQPQSDWPDKAMLTGFAFYDGSARGHKLSPELVRFLDAGEPPIVFTLGSAAVMDPGRFYLESIQATKALNRRAVLLIGQNVPPDHLPDSIIAVRYAPYSQIFPSACAVVHQGGVGTTAQALRAGCPTLIMPYSHDQPDNASRVKRLGTSKTILRKQYQAKRVIKELSELLENPKYAAKASQVGARIRSENGVKIACNAIEQQLHHA; encoded by the coding sequence ATGATCCGCATTGCTACCCATCAAGAGTATCAAGACCGCATTGAAACCTTAGGATTTGAGTTTCATCGAATGCGTCCTGACAATACCGCCCTTCATGATCCGCAAGAAATGGCGCGGATGATGGATTTGAGGACAGGGACAGAGTATGTGATTCGCAATTGGGTGTGCGCGAGCTTACGTGAAACATATGCAGACTTGATGGGCGCAGCCCAAAAGGCTGATCTGATCATTCATGGTGAAGGCGTATTGGTGGCTCGATTGGTTGCCGAGAAATTAGGAATTCCCTGGGTGCTCACGGTTCTGCAACCCCTTGCGTTTCTCTCGGCTAAAGATGCATCCGTTGCACCGGGCTTACCGTCTATTTTTCAACTACCTGGCTTGAATGTTGTCGCTCAACGCGCCATTCAACCACTGGCAAAAGTCATGACCCAGTCTTGGGTACAACCGATTCATCAGCTTCGACAAGAGCTTGGACTGCCTGCCCTTAAGGGCAATCCTTTAGTGGATGACAAAGATTCACCCTATTTGGTGTTGGCAATGTTCTCCTCGTTGCTGGCTCAGCCTCAATCGGATTGGCCAGACAAAGCGATGCTGACTGGGTTTGCTTTTTATGATGGCAGTGCTAGAGGCCATAAACTTTCACCCGAACTGGTTCGATTTCTAGATGCAGGGGAACCACCGATTGTGTTTACCTTAGGTTCTGCTGCAGTGATGGATCCAGGACGGTTTTATCTAGAAAGTATCCAGGCTACAAAAGCCTTGAACCGTCGGGCCGTGTTATTGATAGGCCAGAACGTTCCACCCGACCATCTGCCAGACAGCATCATTGCCGTGCGCTATGCGCCTTACTCACAAATCTTTCCCAGTGCTTGTGCAGTGGTTCATCAAGGGGGAGTGGGAACAACCGCCCAAGCGCTACGTGCCGGTTGCCCAACGCTGATTATGCCTTACAGCCACGATCAACCGGATAATGCATCCAGAGTTAAACGCTTGGGGACGTCCAAAACGATTCTCAGAAAGCAGTATCAGGCTAAACGAGTCATTAAAGAGCTAAGTGAGCTACTCGAAAACCCCAAATATGCAGCCAAAGCATCACAGGTGGGGGCCAGGATCCGATCAGAGAATGGAGTCAAGATAGCGTGTAATGCCATTGAGCAACAATTACACCATGCTTGA
- a CDS encoding glycosyltransferase, translated as MSRIVLTTIGSLGDLHPKIAIAIELRHRGHEVIFATHQEYQDRIETLGFEFHRMRPDNTALHDPHCYPSRVSRPH; from the coding sequence GTGAGTCGAATCGTATTGACGACGATTGGTTCTTTGGGAGATCTGCATCCTAAGATTGCGATCGCAATTGAGCTACGCCATCGGGGACATGAGGTTATATTTGCTACCCATCAAGAGTATCAAGACCGCATTGAAACCTTAGGATTTGAGTTTCATCGAATGCGTCCTGACAATACCGCCCTTCATGATCCGCATTGCTACCCATCAAGAGTATCAAGACCGCATTGA
- a CDS encoding Bax inhibitor-1 family protein, which translates to MLSVAQSRPSERAIFIQKTYLHLAGAIGAFIVVEYLLFQLGIAAAITQFVAGSRFSWLLILGAFSLLGWMSRGLVAKADQIGTQYAGLGIYVVAQALLFAPLLYIAAAFSDPSVIPTAGILTLTMFGGLTAIAFTTRTDFTFLGGILKIGSFVALGLIVCSYIFGFSLGLFFSVVMVVFASAAILYDTSKVMKHYSTRHYVAASLELFASVALLFWYILRIVMAMSSRR; encoded by the coding sequence ATGTTAAGCGTCGCCCAGTCACGCCCATCTGAACGCGCCATTTTTATTCAGAAAACCTATCTGCATCTAGCAGGAGCCATTGGTGCTTTTATTGTCGTTGAATATCTGCTGTTCCAATTAGGCATTGCTGCAGCCATTACTCAATTTGTTGCCGGAAGTCGTTTTAGCTGGCTGTTAATTTTAGGGGCTTTCTCACTCCTGGGCTGGATGTCTCGGGGGTTAGTTGCTAAAGCAGACCAAATTGGCACTCAGTACGCAGGGTTGGGGATTTATGTGGTGGCCCAAGCCTTACTTTTTGCCCCCTTGCTCTATATTGCTGCGGCTTTCTCCGACCCTAGCGTTATCCCCACAGCCGGTATTTTGACCTTGACCATGTTCGGAGGGCTGACTGCGATCGCATTTACAACCCGAACAGATTTCACCTTTCTCGGCGGCATCCTTAAAATTGGCAGTTTTGTCGCTCTGGGACTGATTGTTTGCAGTTATATTTTCGGCTTCTCCCTGGGATTATTCTTCTCCGTTGTGATGGTGGTGTTTGCTTCCGCCGCAATTTTATATGACACCTCTAAGGTGATGAAGCACTATTCCACCAGACATTATGTGGCGGCATCCTTGGAGTTGTTTGCCTCTGTAGCCCTGCTATTCTGGTACATTCTCCGAATTGTTATGGCTATGTCATCACGCCGCTAA
- a CDS encoding glutamate-5-semialdehyde dehydrogenase: MTVLTNSLTEVAQQTRQAAIQLAGASTETKNQALEAVAQALEAATPEILEANVQDCQQAKEAGIANALYARLKLDATKLKGAIAGVRSVATLEDPVGTVQLKRELDTGLVLSRVSCPLGVLGVIFEARPDAVMQIAALAIKSGNGVLLKGGQEALHSCQALVKAIHQGLSNTAVLPNVVALLTSREETLELLNLDQDVNLIIPRGSNDFVRFVQENTRIPVLGHAEGICHLYVDQAAKLDQAVEISVDSKIQYPAACNAVETILVHDAIAPQYLPKLTAALQDNQVKVLGDAKTQAIVDVAPATETDWATEYGDLIVSIKVVESLADAIAHINQYGSGHTDAIATEDGQAAAVFMNQVDAAGVFHNCSTRFADGFRYGFGAEVGISTQRMPPRGPVGLEGLVTYKYQLKGQGQIVATYAGPDARPFTHKDL, translated from the coding sequence GTGACTGTCCTAACGAATTCTTTGACTGAGGTCGCCCAGCAAACGCGACAGGCGGCAATCCAACTGGCAGGGGCTTCTACAGAAACGAAAAACCAAGCCTTAGAAGCTGTTGCCCAAGCCCTAGAAGCGGCAACGCCAGAGATTCTAGAAGCGAATGTGCAGGATTGTCAGCAGGCAAAAGAAGCAGGCATTGCCAATGCCCTCTATGCTCGGTTAAAGCTGGATGCCACCAAGCTTAAAGGTGCGATCGCAGGGGTACGCAGTGTTGCCACCCTAGAGGATCCGGTGGGGACAGTACAGCTGAAGCGAGAGCTAGATACGGGTCTGGTATTGAGCCGAGTCAGTTGTCCGTTGGGTGTCCTTGGGGTCATTTTTGAAGCCCGACCCGATGCGGTAATGCAAATTGCGGCGTTGGCGATTAAGTCTGGCAATGGCGTCCTGCTTAAAGGAGGGCAAGAAGCTCTTCATTCCTGTCAGGCACTAGTGAAGGCGATTCATCAAGGACTATCGAACACAGCGGTATTGCCCAATGTGGTGGCGTTACTGACCAGTCGAGAAGAAACCCTAGAATTGCTGAACCTCGACCAGGACGTGAACCTGATTATTCCTCGCGGTTCTAATGATTTTGTCCGGTTTGTACAGGAAAATACCCGCATTCCGGTTTTGGGCCACGCGGAAGGTATTTGTCATCTGTATGTAGATCAGGCTGCGAAGCTGGACCAAGCGGTAGAGATTTCGGTGGATTCCAAGATCCAATATCCAGCAGCCTGTAATGCGGTGGAAACGATTTTGGTCCATGATGCGATCGCACCCCAATACCTACCTAAACTAACGGCGGCGTTACAGGACAACCAAGTCAAAGTTTTAGGGGATGCCAAAACTCAGGCCATTGTAGATGTTGCCCCCGCAACCGAGACGGATTGGGCGACAGAATATGGAGATTTAATTGTTTCCATTAAAGTGGTGGAGTCTCTTGCGGATGCCATTGCCCATATTAATCAATATGGGTCGGGGCACACGGATGCCATTGCCACCGAAGATGGCCAAGCAGCGGCTGTGTTTATGAACCAGGTGGATGCAGCCGGGGTGTTCCACAACTGTTCCACCCGTTTTGCCGACGGCTTCCGCTATGGCTTTGGCGCGGAAGTAGGAATTAGCACCCAGCGGATGCCGCCCAGAGGCCCCGTCGGGTTAGAAGGACTAGTCACTTATAAATACCAGCTCAAAGGCCAAGGCCAGATTGTCGCCACCTATGCTGGGCCAGATGCCCGTCCGTTTACTCACAAAGACCTTTAA
- a CDS encoding PRC-barrel domain-containing protein, with product MAISEQVQQRADFIGTQVITRSTGKKLGVITQLWVDVDQREVAVVGLRNTLVTGDERYMYLSNIRQIGDVILVDDETAIEEIDTFDFSTLINNEVITEAGELLGKVRGFKFDTSTGEVASLVIASIGVPLIPSQVLSTYELPVEEIVSTGPDRLIVFEGAEERLNQLTVGILERMGLGIPPWELSDEEDYIPKTASTTNQLGPGEPTTAYAPARQAAPAQQAWETEAWEAEPVPVERQEAPQQQYAYQEEDNWSDSGSSTPPSAPDPKYEREGDVWDDDYEPQELKIPEPQKIAEYEREDF from the coding sequence ATGGCCATATCTGAACAAGTTCAACAACGCGCTGACTTTATCGGTACTCAAGTCATTACCCGCAGTACGGGTAAAAAACTGGGGGTGATTACCCAGCTTTGGGTAGATGTTGATCAGCGAGAAGTCGCCGTCGTGGGTTTGCGGAATACCCTGGTTACTGGCGATGAGCGCTACATGTATCTCAGTAATATTCGGCAGATTGGAGATGTGATCCTGGTCGATGATGAGACCGCGATTGAAGAAATCGATACTTTCGACTTCAGTACTTTAATTAATAACGAAGTCATTACCGAAGCTGGAGAACTTTTAGGCAAAGTCCGAGGGTTTAAGTTTGATACCAGCACAGGGGAAGTTGCCTCTTTAGTCATCGCATCGATTGGAGTGCCCCTGATTCCGTCTCAGGTGTTGAGCACCTACGAGCTGCCCGTGGAAGAGATTGTCAGTACAGGGCCTGATCGCTTGATCGTTTTTGAAGGGGCGGAAGAGCGCCTGAATCAACTGACGGTCGGCATTCTGGAGCGGATGGGTTTAGGGATTCCACCCTGGGAATTAAGCGATGAAGAAGACTATATTCCTAAGACGGCGTCTACCACGAACCAGCTTGGCCCTGGAGAACCGACCACTGCTTACGCACCTGCTCGCCAGGCTGCGCCTGCTCAACAAGCGTGGGAAACGGAAGCCTGGGAAGCGGAGCCAGTCCCCGTAGAGCGTCAAGAAGCCCCTCAGCAACAATATGCATATCAAGAGGAGGATAACTGGAGTGATAGTGGGTCTTCTACCCCTCCAAGTGCTCCAGATCCGAAATATGAGCGGGAAGGAGATGTTTGGGATGATGATTATGAGCCTCAAGAGCTGAAAATCCCTGAACCGCAAAAAATTGCCGAGTACGAACGCGAAGATTTTTAA
- a CDS encoding Uma2 family endonuclease produces MVSIASPPIASALTLRINLSDEQFFQLCQDNSDLKFERTTLGELVIMPPTGGLTGDRNADLTFQLRAWNRQTRLGKSFDSSTGFQLPNGANRSPDASWVAIERWNALTPTEQERFVPLCPDFVVELRSASDALAPLQAKLQEYMEHGARLGWLIDPKQQVVEIYRPNQPAEVVQAPTQLSGEPVLPGFVLDLSTIF; encoded by the coding sequence ATGGTCAGCATAGCTTCACCCCCCATCGCATCCGCCTTAACCCTCCGCATCAACCTGAGTGATGAGCAGTTTTTTCAACTCTGCCAGGACAATAGCGATTTAAAATTTGAGCGCACCACCCTAGGAGAATTAGTCATTATGCCTCCAACAGGCGGGTTAACAGGCGATCGCAATGCCGATTTAACGTTTCAACTCAGAGCTTGGAATCGCCAAACTCGCCTTGGGAAGTCTTTTGATTCCAGTACAGGTTTCCAGCTTCCCAATGGAGCCAATCGTTCTCCTGATGCTTCATGGGTTGCTATCGAACGCTGGAATGCTCTAACACCTACCGAGCAAGAACGCTTTGTTCCGCTTTGTCCTGATTTTGTAGTTGAGCTGCGGTCCGCAAGTGATGCTTTGGCCCCCTTACAGGCCAAACTGCAAGAATATATGGAACATGGTGCTCGACTCGGTTGGCTGATTGATCCCAAACAACAGGTTGTGGAGATCTATCGTCCCAATCAACCTGCCGAGGTGGTCCAAGCCCCTACTCAACTTTCTGGAGAGCCAGTTCTACCAGGCTTTGTCTTAGATTTATCTACGATTTTCTAA
- the murQ gene encoding N-acetylmuramic acid 6-phosphate etherase translates to MTATPQPLSQRGHLLTEQINPNSRNLDQLTALELVDLFNQEDQQLISAIATAREPLAAAVEKTAQALRQGGRLFYVGAGTSGRLGVLDAAECPPTFCTPPEMVQGILAGGDAALVRSSEALEDRAGDGAAAIAERNVSETDVVVGITAGGTTPFVHGALQAANKRGATTVFMACVPADQVSIDVDIDVRLLVGPEILAGSTRLKAGSVTKLALNIISTGAMVQIGKVYGNRMVDVSVTNSKLEDRALRIIADLTELPREQAGELLARCDRKVKLALLVHWTGLSADQGQALLDQHQGNLRQAVQSQSAP, encoded by the coding sequence TTGACTGCTACTCCTCAGCCTTTAAGCCAACGTGGACATCTACTAACTGAACAGATTAATCCCAACAGTCGCAATCTCGATCAGTTGACGGCATTAGAGTTGGTTGATCTCTTTAATCAAGAAGATCAACAGCTAATAAGCGCGATTGCCACAGCCCGAGAACCCTTGGCAGCAGCCGTAGAGAAAACGGCTCAGGCATTGAGACAAGGTGGACGGCTTTTTTATGTCGGGGCAGGAACCAGCGGCCGTTTAGGGGTACTGGATGCAGCCGAATGTCCGCCTACATTTTGCACACCGCCTGAAATGGTGCAGGGCATCTTAGCAGGGGGAGACGCTGCCTTAGTCAGAAGTTCAGAAGCCCTGGAAGATCGGGCGGGTGATGGTGCAGCTGCGATCGCAGAACGAAACGTCTCCGAAACCGATGTAGTGGTAGGGATTACCGCCGGTGGAACGACACCCTTTGTCCATGGTGCCTTGCAAGCCGCCAATAAGCGGGGAGCAACCACCGTTTTTATGGCCTGCGTTCCTGCCGATCAGGTCTCCATCGATGTCGATATCGATGTGCGGCTCCTCGTAGGACCAGAGATTCTAGCGGGATCTACTCGCCTCAAGGCTGGCAGCGTCACTAAACTAGCCCTGAATATTATCTCCACGGGGGCGATGGTCCAAATTGGCAAGGTTTATGGCAATCGGATGGTGGATGTCTCGGTCACTAACAGTAAGTTAGAAGACCGGGCTCTGCGGATTATTGCTGATCTAACGGAATTACCCCGCGAACAGGCAGGAGAGTTGTTGGCAAGATGCGATCGCAAAGTGAAACTAGCCCTACTCGTCCATTGGACAGGCCTCTCTGCCGATCAGGGCCAAGCTTTGCTAGACCAACATCAAGGTAATCTACGGCAAGCTGTTCAAAGCCAATCTGCACCTTAA
- a CDS encoding aldo/keto reductase, whose protein sequence is MATKQLGPNGPLVSAVGIGTWSWGDRIFWGYGDQYGEAEVADAFQSAVQAGISLFDTAEIYGWGESERLLGQFSRDCQRPVFLATKYGPVPWRLGEDAVLQTVQDSLKRLQVDMIDLYQVHWPFNFFMSYETLFRALAKAVNQGLIKTVGVSNYSAKQMQTAHALLAKQGVPLAVNQVRYSLITRQVESQGLIAKARELGVTILAYSPLAQGLLTGKYTPEQLPTGARKADQRFKPEGLRKLAPVTNLLRQFAEAHDKTMAQVALNWLMAQEGVIPIPGAKTAQQAIENAGALGWSLTPKEVTALEEASRPWL, encoded by the coding sequence ATGGCAACGAAGCAACTGGGCCCTAATGGACCACTGGTATCAGCTGTAGGCATTGGCACATGGTCATGGGGCGATCGGATCTTTTGGGGTTATGGCGATCAGTATGGTGAAGCGGAGGTCGCTGATGCGTTTCAATCTGCGGTTCAGGCAGGAATTTCCCTATTTGATACGGCTGAAATTTATGGATGGGGAGAATCTGAGCGCCTGTTAGGTCAGTTCTCTCGAGACTGTCAGCGTCCTGTGTTTTTGGCGACAAAATATGGCCCGGTTCCCTGGCGTTTAGGTGAAGATGCGGTTCTTCAGACTGTTCAAGACAGTTTGAAACGATTGCAGGTAGATATGATTGATTTATACCAGGTTCATTGGCCTTTCAATTTCTTTATGAGTTATGAGACTCTATTTCGAGCATTGGCTAAGGCGGTTAATCAGGGGCTGATTAAAACCGTGGGTGTGAGCAACTATAGTGCTAAGCAAATGCAGACGGCTCACGCTTTATTGGCCAAGCAAGGGGTGCCTCTCGCTGTGAACCAGGTGCGATATTCTCTGATTACTCGCCAAGTGGAGAGTCAAGGATTGATAGCTAAGGCCAGAGAATTAGGGGTCACCATCTTGGCCTATAGCCCTCTTGCTCAGGGATTGCTAACGGGTAAATATACGCCTGAACAGCTTCCGACTGGCGCTCGCAAAGCCGATCAGCGCTTTAAACCTGAGGGATTGCGAAAATTGGCTCCAGTCACTAACTTGCTTCGTCAATTTGCGGAAGCCCATGATAAGACCATGGCGCAAGTGGCGCTGAATTGGTTAATGGCTCAAGAAGGCGTGATTCCCATCCCCGGAGCGAAAACGGCACAGCAAGCCATAGAAAATGCGGGGGCTTTGGGATGGTCCTTAACGCCTAAAGAGGTGACTGCTTTAGAAGAAGCTAGTCGTCCCTGGTTGTGA